In Microbacterium terrisoli, the genomic stretch GTGATGCGCTTGCGCGCCTTGGCCAGCTGTGCGTTGCGCTCGGCGGCCTCGCGCTTCTCAGCGATCTGGCGCGCCATGCGGTCCTCTTCGGTGACGATGAACGTGTCGCCGGCACGCGGGACCGAGTTCAGACCCTGCACCTGCACCGGGCGCGAGGGCGCGGCCTCGTCGACCGCGTCGCCGTTCTCGTCGACCATGGCCCGCACACGCCCGTAGGCGGTCCCTGCCACGATCGCGTCGCCCACACGCAGCGTTCCGGACTGGATGAGCACCGTGGCCACCGATCCGCGACCCCGGTCGAGCTTGGCCTCGATGGCCACACCGCGGGCGTCCTTGTTCGGGTTCGCCTGCAGGTCCAGACCCGCGTCGGCGGTGAGCAGCACCGCATCCAGCAGGTCCTGGATGCCGATGTTCTCGCGCGCCGAGACGTCCACGAACATGACCTCTCCGCCGTACTCCTCGGCGACCAGCCCGTACTCGGTGAGCTGCTGGCGCACCTTGGCCGGGTTGGCGTCGGGCTTGTCGATCTTGTTGACCGCGACCACGATCGGCACGTTGGCCGCCTGGGCGTGGTTCAGCGCCTCCACCGTCTGCGGCATGATGCCGTCATCGGCGGCGACCACGAGGATCGCGATGTCGGTGACCTGGGCGCCACGGGCACGCATGGCTGTGAACGCCTCGTGACCGGGTGTGTCGATGAACGTGATGGCGCGCTCATTGCCATCGTGCTCGGTCCAGATCTGGTAGGCGCCGATGTGCTGGGTGATGCCGCCGGCCTCGCCCGCCACGACGTTGGTCTGCCGGATGGCATCCAGCAGACGCGTCTTGCCGTGGTCGACGTGGCCCATGACGGTGACCACCGGCGGACGGATCTCGAGATCCGCCTCGTCCTCATCGGCCAGCTCCTGCTCGAGGTCCAGACCGAAGCCCTCGAGGAGCTCTTTGTCTTCGTCCTCAGGCGAGACCATCTGGATCTTGTAGCCGAGCTCGGCGCCCAGCACCTCGAACGTGGCCTCGTCCAGCGACTCGGTCGCAGTGGCCATCTCGCCGAGGTTGAACAGGATCGTCACCAGCGTGCCCGGCTGCACGGTGTAGCCGCGCAGAGCTTCGAGCTTGTCGGCGAAGTCCGAGATCGACGCGCCGCGGCGCAGGCGGATGATCTCGCCGTTGCCCTTCTGGACGTTGACGCCACCGACGACCGGTGCCGACCTCATCTCGAATTCTTGCCGCTTCGCACGTCTCGACTTGCGCTGCTTCGACTTGCCGCCGCCCTTGCCGAAGGCGCCTGCGGTGCCGCCGCCCGGGCCGCGGCCGCGACCGCCGCCACCGGGACGGCCGGCGAAGCCGCCACCGGGACGACCGGCGAAGCCACCACCGGCGCCACCACCGGGGCCACCGGTGCCGGGACGACCGGGGCGCTGCTGGAACGGCGCGCCGCCGCCGGGACGACCCGGGCGACCGGCGCCGCCACCGGCCGGACGACCCGGGCGCGGGGCGCCAGGACGCGGCGAACCCGGGCGCGGCGGCTGCGGCCGCGGCGCCTGCGGGCGAGGAATGTTGCCCGGGTTGGGACGCTGGCCCATGCCCTGCGACGGGGCGAAGGGGTTGTTGCCGGGGCGGGGGCCTGCGGGACGCTGGCCCATGCCCTGCGACGGGGCGAAGGGGTTGTTGCCGGGGCGGGGAGCGCCGGTGCGCGGCCCAGGGGTGGGTCCGCCGCCCGACTTCGATGCGGCACCCTTCGGGGCTGCCGATGTGTCGGACGCGGGAGTCTGGGCCGGCTTCTCGGCGACGGACTCGGCTGCCGGAGCCGGAGCGGCGGGCGCCTCGGCGGCAGGCTTCTCAGCGGCGGGCTTGCGCGCGGCCGGCTTCGGGCCGGGCGTCGGGCGCGATGGACCGGGGCGACCGCCCGATGCCGCACCCGGCTTCGTGCCGCCGGCAGCGGGCTTGGCGCCGTTGCCG encodes the following:
- the infB gene encoding translation initiation factor IF-2, which encodes MAKPRVHEIASELGVDSKVALAKLKELGEFVKSPSSTIEPPVARKLRAALQSDGTAAKAASGNGAKPAAGGTKPGAASGGRPGPSRPTPGPKPAARKPAAEKPAAEAPAAPAPAAESVAEKPAQTPASDTSAAPKGAASKSGGGPTPGPRTGAPRPGNNPFAPSQGMGQRPAGPRPGNNPFAPSQGMGQRPNPGNIPRPQAPRPQPPRPGSPRPGAPRPGRPAGGGAGRPGRPGGGAPFQQRPGRPGTGGPGGGAGGGFAGRPGGGFAGRPGGGGRGRGPGGGTAGAFGKGGGKSKQRKSRRAKRQEFEMRSAPVVGGVNVQKGNGEIIRLRRGASISDFADKLEALRGYTVQPGTLVTILFNLGEMATATESLDEATFEVLGAELGYKIQMVSPEDEDKELLEGFGLDLEQELADEDEADLEIRPPVVTVMGHVDHGKTRLLDAIRQTNVVAGEAGGITQHIGAYQIWTEHDGNERAITFIDTPGHEAFTAMRARGAQVTDIAILVVAADDGIMPQTVEALNHAQAANVPIVVAVNKIDKPDANPAKVRQQLTEYGLVAEEYGGEVMFVDVSARENIGIQDLLDAVLLTADAGLDLQANPNKDARGVAIEAKLDRGRGSVATVLIQSGTLRVGDAIVAGTAYGRVRAMVDENGDAVDEAAPSRPVQVQGLNSVPRAGDTFIVTEEDRMARQIAEKREAAERNAQLAKARKRITLEDFTKALEEGKVESLNLIIKGDVSGAVEALEESLLKIEVDDSVQLRILHRGVGAITESDVDLATIDNAIIVGFNVRPDQKARERAQREGVDIRFYSVIYSALEDIENSLKGMLKPEFEEVQSGVAEIREVFRSSKFGNIAGVIVRSGTITRNAKARVIRDGVVVADGLAIESLRRFKDDVTEVRTDFEAGIGLGKFNDIQIGDEIETTEMVEKPRG